The following proteins are encoded in a genomic region of Magnolia sinica isolate HGM2019 chromosome 1, MsV1, whole genome shotgun sequence:
- the LOC131256631 gene encoding palmitoyl-monogalactosyldiacylglycerol delta-7 desaturase, chloroplastic-like: MSSSSSVFRTPQHHNASPASAPHHSSTLMPLVATAPTPPSNARVYPSPRLRVIHTTACSRIRTVRCVPVRRGRQRQTPTAIVAAVVRTESSNDEDEIGCSTFSSTLPMVPDMVADFGNILLSDVVVRRRRRVYWGRKWSYSDMATASVVLSMHVLCLFAPFTVNWPAFWTAVMLYFVTGLFGITLSFHRNLSHRSFKLPKWLEYSFAYCGVQALQGNPMDWVSTHRFHHQYCDSERDPHSPIEGFWFSHMSWLFDDNSIIQRCGEPSNVGDMEKQPFYRFMRKTYVAHPIALAAVLYAIGGFPFIVWGMAVRIVWVYHITWLVNSACHVWGQQSWNTGDLSRNNWWVALLAFGEGWHNNHHAFEYSARHGLEWWQLDMTWNMVRLLQAVGLATDVKVPTQAQKQRMLLNTGT, encoded by the exons ATGTCCTCCTCCTCCTCCGTTTTCCGTACTCCACAGCACCATAACGCCTCTCCCGCGTCCGCACCACACCACAGCTCCACGTTGATGCCTCTCGTAGCAACAGCACCAACACCTCCCAGCAATGCAAGAGTCTACCCTTCCCCTCGCCTCCGCGTCATACACACCACCGCATGTTCTCGCATCCGGACTGTCCGTTGCGTTCCTGTCCGCAGGGGCAGACAGAGACAAACACCCACAGCAATTGTAGCTGCTGTTGTCCGTACGGAATCAAGTAACGATGAGGATGAGATCGGGTGTTCGACATTTTCGTCAACGTTACCAATGGTGCCGGACATGGTCGCGGATTTCGGAAATATCCTGTTATCGGATGTGGTGGTGAGGCGGAGAAGGAGAGTTTACTGGGGCAGGAAATGGAGTTATTCGGACATGGCGACTGCCTCCGTCGTGCTTTCCATGCACGTCCTGTGCTTGTTTGCTCCGTTCACCGTCAATTGGCCAGCATTTTGGACGGCTGTGATGCTCTATTTCGTGACGGGCCTTTTTGGTATCACCCTTTCTTTCCACAGGAATCTTTCCCACAGAAGCTTCAAGCTTCCCAAATGGCTCGAGTACTCTTTCGCCTATTGCGGTGTTCAAGCACTTCAG GGGAATCCGATGGATTGGGTGAGCACACATCGGTTTCACCACCAGTATTGTGATTCAGAGAGAGATCCGCACAGCCCCATTGAAGGATTTTGGTTTAGTCACATGAGCTGGCTCTTCGACGACAATTCCATCATCCAAAGA TGCGGAGAACCGAGCAATGTGGGTGATATGGAGAAGCAGCCCTTTTACAGGTTTATGCGTAAGACCTATGTCGCTCACCCCATTGCACTTGCGGCTGTGTTGTATGCTATCGGAGGATTTCCTTTCATTGTCTGGGGCATG GCTGTACGAATTGTATGGGTCTACCACATAACATGGCTGGTGAATTCGGCTTGTCATGTATGGGGGCAACAATCGTGGAACACTGGAGACTTATCTAGAAACAATTG GTGGGTAGCCTTGCTTGCATTTGGAGAGGGGTGGCACAACAACCACCATGCTTTCGAGTACTCAGCCCGGCATGGGCTAGAGTGGTGGCAGCTTGATATGACTTGGAACATGGTTCGGCTACTTCAGGCGGTTGGATTGGCAACGGATGTGAAGGTGCCCACACAGGCTCAAAAGCAAAGGATGTTGCTCAACACTGGAACATGA